The Gillisia sp. Hel_I_86 genome has a segment encoding these proteins:
- a CDS encoding translocation/assembly module TamB domain-containing protein, translated as MKILIRTVVALLLFFVFLLILFSIPAVQTSVAKKITNSIQERSDVDVSVGRVSLSYFGKIKLNEVLIKDHHANTLLDIQEFRTSILGVSNLLVNNPSLGSSTAEGFIFKMKRYKGEESDNLSMLLDKLKTEPTGEPKQFKLKVRDIFISDGHYSYVDENVTYPEIIILDKLELQAEYLDVIDQEFKININSLQAEEGRGMDILDLQTDFSYSPTKMILDSFLLITPYSRLDASIEMDYALQDFSDFLNKVQLKASFKDSNISTNDLVNFYAPFGSNQNIQLTTDLVGTLNDFELRNLNLKGMDRSRIDGFVNLKGAFSEGMNDFVLFGEFNELASNYYDLVNLLPTILKDKLPLTLREFGNLRLTGKTTVTKNSLDADVLIDTQLGSAKADFVMNNISNDKNVNYKGNLVFNQFNIGRLLDNKDLGTTSLNLNINGNGFTQESLNTQIRGKISRLNFKDYTYSDISILGNVRNSVFNGNFNSNDPNFKLEFNGLVDISQKVNIYDFQASIAYADLNELNLITRDSISVLKGDILINMQGNTLDNVAGKVLLLNTSYQNQNDLYYFDDLEVNSTFDAEGVRTIAVNSPDVINGQVIGKFKIAEMGDLINNSIGSIYTNYRPNVITTNQYLEFDFDIYNKIVEVFYPKVALAPNTYIRGRIESDESEFKLTFKSPKIEAFGNMMQDINIQVDNNNPIYNMYVEADSVSTQFYNFSEFSLINVTLRDTLFIRSELQGGKNNKDVFNLNFYHTINEQNKSVVGVQRSDVVFKDNLWFLNENNNRSNKIVFDNKFTDVMIDSLVLSHNQEFIRLNGSLRDSTYKDFKIAFEDVDIGKITPDIDSLDVEGILNGNLNLQQQKGAYYPNTSLKIQNLTVNDNLLGNLKLDVEGNEDLSFYNVDATIANKGFESLNANGGINVGNNPTIDLDVNLRKFNMAAFSALGRDAIDNIRGFASGDAKVSGNYKNPDITGKLTLEKAGLRIPYLNVDLDFRENATVNLTKQQFNFDEIEIVDTKYKTSGILDGIISHKNFKKWFLDLSVTSDRLLVLDTEATEDALYYGTAYIDGFASIKGPTDELVIDVNASTAKGTIFKIPLSDTESIGDNSYIYFLSPEEKASRLAGIPIQIKEVKGLELNFDLDITNDAELEVVVDQTSGSTLRGHGAGNLLLEINTNGKFNMWGDFVVYQGVYNFKYAGLVQKVFQVRSGGSINWDGNPAQAQLDVSAVYEVNANPAVLLENPSINRKIPVEVIILLQGQIAQPDITFNVEFPNASSVVRSELEYRISDRASRELQALFLVTQGSFYSEFAIGQNAITGNLVERASSLVNDIFADEDGKFQVGVNYVQGDRTPDQQTVDRFGLTLSTQITNRVLINGQVGVPVGGVTESIIVGDVEIEFLLNEDGSLRAKVFNRENNIQFIGEEIGFTQGIGLSYSVDFDTFKELVRKIINKEIVKSVEEKEQEESAKSLAPDYIVFPKQ; from the coding sequence TTGAAAATACTAATTAGAACAGTAGTAGCGCTGCTGTTGTTTTTCGTTTTTTTATTGATTTTATTTTCTATCCCTGCCGTGCAAACCTCGGTGGCAAAAAAGATAACAAATTCCATACAAGAGCGTTCAGATGTCGACGTGTCTGTTGGAAGGGTGAGTCTTTCGTATTTTGGAAAAATAAAGCTGAACGAGGTTTTAATAAAAGATCACCATGCCAATACCTTGCTAGATATCCAGGAATTTAGAACTTCTATCCTTGGAGTTTCCAATCTCCTTGTAAACAATCCCAGTCTAGGGAGTTCCACTGCTGAGGGTTTTATTTTTAAGATGAAACGCTATAAAGGAGAAGAGTCAGACAACCTTAGCATGCTGCTGGATAAATTGAAAACCGAGCCTACTGGAGAGCCAAAACAATTCAAACTTAAGGTTCGGGATATTTTTATTTCTGATGGCCATTACAGTTATGTTGATGAAAACGTCACTTATCCAGAAATAATTATTTTGGATAAGCTGGAACTACAAGCTGAATATCTCGACGTAATCGATCAGGAATTTAAGATAAACATAAATTCTTTGCAGGCCGAAGAAGGCCGTGGCATGGATATTCTGGACTTGCAAACAGATTTTTCGTATTCGCCAACAAAGATGATCCTAGATTCTTTTTTGCTTATTACCCCATATTCCAGGTTGGATGCTTCTATTGAAATGGACTATGCACTTCAGGATTTTTCAGATTTTCTAAATAAAGTTCAGCTTAAAGCTTCTTTTAAAGACTCGAATATTTCCACCAACGATCTTGTGAATTTTTATGCTCCTTTTGGGAGCAACCAGAATATACAGCTTACAACAGATCTAGTGGGAACCCTGAATGATTTTGAACTGAGGAACCTAAATCTTAAGGGGATGGACAGGAGCCGAATTGATGGCTTTGTAAATTTAAAAGGAGCATTTTCTGAAGGGATGAACGATTTTGTGCTTTTTGGAGAATTTAATGAGTTGGCTTCCAATTATTACGATCTCGTGAACCTTTTGCCAACTATCTTAAAAGATAAATTGCCGCTAACGCTTCGTGAATTTGGTAATCTAAGATTAACAGGGAAAACGACTGTAACGAAGAATTCCCTAGATGCCGATGTTCTTATAGATACACAACTGGGTAGTGCAAAGGCGGACTTTGTAATGAACAATATAAGCAATGATAAAAATGTTAATTATAAGGGGAACCTGGTTTTTAATCAATTCAATATCGGGCGGTTATTGGATAATAAAGATCTGGGAACAACCAGCCTAAACCTCAATATAAATGGGAATGGGTTCACCCAAGAGTCCCTCAACACTCAAATTCGTGGGAAAATATCTAGATTGAATTTTAAGGATTATACCTATTCAGACATCAGTATTTTAGGGAATGTAAGAAATTCGGTTTTTAATGGGAACTTCAACTCCAACGATCCAAATTTTAAATTGGAATTCAATGGGCTGGTGGATATTTCCCAGAAAGTAAATATCTACGACTTTCAGGCTTCCATAGCCTATGCAGACTTAAATGAGCTCAATCTAATAACACGTGACAGTATTTCGGTATTAAAAGGGGATATCCTTATAAATATGCAGGGAAATACGCTGGATAATGTTGCGGGAAAAGTGTTGTTGTTGAACACCTCTTATCAAAACCAGAACGATCTGTACTATTTTGATGACCTTGAGGTGAATTCCACTTTTGATGCTGAAGGGGTGAGAACCATTGCCGTAAATTCTCCAGATGTGATCAATGGACAGGTTATTGGGAAATTTAAAATTGCTGAAATGGGGGATTTAATAAACAACTCGATTGGAAGCATTTATACCAATTATAGGCCCAATGTAATTACTACAAATCAATATCTGGAATTCGATTTCGATATCTATAATAAGATCGTGGAAGTATTCTATCCAAAAGTGGCATTGGCACCAAACACTTATATTCGGGGGAGGATCGAGTCTGATGAATCTGAATTCAAGCTAACATTCAAATCTCCCAAGATCGAGGCTTTCGGGAATATGATGCAGGATATCAATATTCAGGTAGATAATAATAATCCTATTTATAATATGTACGTGGAAGCCGATAGTGTTTCTACACAGTTTTATAATTTTTCAGAATTCAGCTTAATTAATGTGACCTTGCGGGATACCTTGTTTATACGTTCAGAATTGCAAGGCGGAAAGAACAACAAGGATGTCTTCAATCTTAACTTTTATCATACCATAAACGAACAGAATAAATCGGTGGTTGGGGTTCAACGATCTGATGTGGTATTTAAAGACAATCTTTGGTTTTTAAACGAAAACAACAACCGAAGCAACAAGATTGTATTCGATAATAAATTCACAGATGTAATGATAGATTCTTTGGTGTTGAGCCATAATCAAGAATTCATCAGGTTAAATGGGAGTTTGAGGGATAGCACGTACAAAGATTTTAAGATAGCATTTGAAGATGTGGATATTGGTAAGATCACGCCAGATATAGATAGCCTGGATGTGGAAGGAATACTAAATGGTAATTTGAATTTACAACAACAAAAAGGAGCTTATTATCCCAATACATCTTTGAAAATACAAAATCTCACGGTAAATGATAATTTATTGGGGAACTTAAAATTGGATGTAGAGGGCAATGAGGACCTTTCATTTTATAATGTGGATGCCACTATTGCCAATAAGGGTTTTGAGTCCTTGAATGCCAATGGGGGTATTAATGTGGGCAACAACCCAACTATAGATCTGGATGTGAATCTCAGGAAATTCAATATGGCTGCCTTTAGTGCGTTAGGTAGGGATGCCATAGATAATATTAGGGGGTTCGCCTCTGGAGATGCCAAAGTGAGCGGCAATTATAAAAATCCGGATATTACCGGGAAATTAACTTTGGAAAAAGCGGGACTTCGGATTCCTTATTTAAACGTAGACCTGGATTTTAGGGAAAATGCCACTGTAAACCTCACAAAGCAGCAATTTAATTTTGATGAAATAGAAATAGTAGATACCAAATACAAAACTTCGGGAATTTTAGATGGGATTATCTCCCATAAGAATTTTAAAAAATGGTTTTTAGACCTTAGTGTTACCAGTGATAGATTGCTGGTATTGGATACAGAGGCTACTGAAGATGCATTATATTACGGTACAGCTTACATAGATGGTTTTGCAAGTATAAAAGGGCCTACAGATGAACTGGTGATAGATGTGAATGCTTCTACCGCAAAGGGAACTATTTTTAAGATCCCATTAAGCGACACCGAATCTATTGGCGATAACTCTTATATCTATTTTTTGAGTCCTGAGGAAAAAGCATCTCGTTTAGCAGGTATCCCTATTCAAATTAAGGAAGTAAAAGGTTTGGAACTTAATTTTGACCTGGACATCACCAATGATGCCGAATTGGAGGTGGTTGTGGACCAAACTAGCGGAAGTACTTTACGTGGTCATGGAGCAGGAAATTTGTTGTTGGAGATCAATACCAATGGAAAGTTTAATATGTGGGGGGATTTTGTGGTATATCAAGGAGTTTATAATTTCAAATATGCAGGCCTTGTACAAAAGGTGTTCCAAGTGCGTTCCGGGGGAAGTATAAACTGGGATGGGAACCCAGCCCAAGCCCAGCTAGATGTAAGTGCGGTATACGAAGTAAATGCCAACCCGGCGGTATTATTGGAAAACCCATCCATCAATAGAAAGATCCCTGTAGAAGTCATTATTTTATTACAAGGGCAAATTGCACAACCCGATATTACTTTTAATGTGGAATTCCCCAATGCAAGTTCGGTAGTCCGTTCAGAATTGGAATATAGAATTAGTGATAGGGCAAGTAGGGAGTTACAAGCATTGTTTTTGGTCACCCAAGGATCATTTTATAGTGAATTTGCCATTGGGCAGAACGCCATTACCGGAAATTTAGTTGAAAGAGCTTCTTCTTTGGTAAATGATATTTTTGCGGATGAAGACGGAAAATTCCAGGTAGGTGTAAATTATGTACAAGGGGATCGTACTCCAGATCAGCAAACTGTAGATAGGTTTGGACTTACACTTTCTACCCAAATCACCAATAGAGTACTTATAAATGGGCAAGTAGGAGTCCCGGTAGGGGGTGTTACAGAATCTATAATTGTGGGCGATGTGGAAATTGAATTTCTTTTAAATGAAGACGGGAGCTTACGCGCAAAGGTTTTCAACAGGGAAAATAATATTCAGTTTATCGGGGAAGAAATTGGTTTTACCCAAGGAATAGGACTTTCCTATTCTGTTGATTTCGATACTTTTAAAGAATTGGTCAGAAAGATCATAAACAAAGAAATAGTAAAATCTGTAGAAGAAAAAGAGCAAGAAGAATCTGCCAAATCTTTGGCGCCAGATTATATAGTTTTTCCAAAACAATAA
- the pfkA gene encoding 6-phosphofructokinase — translation MVNKIKRIGVMTSGGDSPGMNAAIRAVVRSCAYYNVECVGFYRGFQGMVEGDYMEMDARSVRNIISRGGTILKSARSKDFLTPQGRKKAANSLSKAKVDAMILIGGDGTFRGGKIFSEEHGFPVIGVPGTIDNDIFGTHYTIGYDTALNTVVEAIDKIRDTASSHNRLFFVEVMGRDAGFIALNSGIGAGAEEILIPEEDLGLDRLLASLERSRKSGKMSSIVVVSEGDKIGKNVFELAEYVTKNLPDYDSKVTVLGHIQRGGSPSCFDRVLASRLCVKAVELLLDGQKNVMVGFVNNQIESCSLVSALKEKHDINRDLLRISDILST, via the coding sequence ATGGTTAACAAAATCAAACGGATTGGTGTAATGACCTCTGGTGGGGATTCTCCTGGGATGAATGCAGCAATTCGAGCTGTCGTGAGATCCTGCGCTTATTATAATGTAGAATGTGTAGGATTTTATCGTGGATTCCAAGGAATGGTCGAAGGGGATTATATGGAAATGGATGCGAGGAGTGTTCGAAATATTATTTCCAGGGGAGGTACCATATTAAAGTCGGCCAGATCCAAGGATTTTCTCACTCCGCAAGGCAGAAAAAAAGCTGCCAATAGTTTAAGCAAGGCCAAAGTAGATGCCATGATTTTAATTGGGGGAGATGGGACATTTCGTGGTGGTAAGATATTTAGTGAGGAGCATGGTTTTCCGGTAATAGGTGTTCCAGGCACCATAGATAACGATATTTTTGGGACCCATTATACCATTGGTTACGATACCGCTTTAAATACAGTTGTAGAAGCAATCGATAAAATAAGGGATACTGCAAGTTCCCATAATAGATTGTTTTTTGTGGAAGTGATGGGCAGGGATGCAGGTTTTATTGCATTGAACAGTGGAATTGGAGCTGGAGCTGAAGAAATCCTGATTCCCGAAGAAGATCTTGGGTTAGATCGCTTATTGGCTTCTTTAGAGCGCAGCCGAAAATCTGGCAAAATGTCCAGTATCGTGGTTGTTTCTGAAGGTGATAAAATTGGAAAGAATGTTTTTGAATTGGCAGAATATGTAACCAAAAACTTGCCCGATTACGACTCCAAGGTAACTGTGTTGGGCCATATTCAGCGAGGCGGAAGCCCTAGTTGTTTCGACAGGGTCTTGGCCAGCAGGCTATGTGTAAAAGCAGTAGAATTATTACTCGATGGGCAAAAAAATGTCATGGTAGGCTTTGTAAATAACCAAATTGAATCCTGTAGCCTAGTGAGTGCCCTAAAAGAAAAGCATGATATTAATCGGGACTTATTAAGAATTTCAGACATCTTATCTACTTAA
- a CDS encoding putative LPS assembly protein LptD → MLILPVLSQAQEIKTTEEVRINAHRDSTITVSDSLSTKTAKLIPNPIQTDTLKKKPALLTDVVAYKAEDYMRLSPGENRMYLYDQAQITYGDMVITAGLIILDNEKNEVYAFGIPDSLGNYSQTPIFTQAQNTVRPDSIRFNFKSKKALVYNSNTEEGAFKVKGEVTKRENDSVYFMQNVKFTTSENEEDPDYYFFARRIKFVPKKKIVTGLVNMYIADVPTPLGLPFGYFPLTEEETSGFIIPSYGQSNNRGYSLQNGGYYFAISDYIDLLALGDYYTNGSYGLRLESSYALRYKFRGNLSFRYENLLNSERGFPDFSQSSVYNLRWSHSQDTKSSPSSRFSASVNLGSSTYYQESINQTNTANFLNNTLSSSVSYSKTFQGEPQVNVSVAATHTQNSNTGAISMTLPTVQGSVSRVYPLAPKLGAKKGIIENINFQYNFRGENRIQTFDSLFFKPEMFRDATYGAQHSIPISTNFKLLNYLSVSANANYEENWVFKTFERSYDQENQVEVIDTIDGFDSFRTYNFSTSMGTTIYGMKNFGEDKKIQAIRHVMRPSISYNINPGFDQYYDQYEVIDDLDPTQNKTVDYTRFQGSLFGVPGQLFSSSIGLSVSNTLEAKVRDKDSTATEAKKIKLLNNFSVSTAYNLAADSLSLSPISMRGSIPLVENKLDINFGANLDIYTLDNNNRRVDKLNINNGGSLFRMTSANISFGYALSSKDFELGGTNKDKSENETFRNGGRPDDLFGKSQGIDGKLYDEEEDVFDKQEDKKKNEWYNYKIPWDLRLAYTMTYSNNARQNEISSHSIMFSGDVEIAPKWVIGASSGFDIKDGGFTYTQLRFQRDLDSWRMSFNWIPFSERSSWNFFIGIKSSILSDIKYDKRLEPDKNL, encoded by the coding sequence ATGCTGATCTTGCCAGTATTATCTCAAGCTCAAGAAATAAAAACAACAGAAGAAGTCCGCATTAACGCACACAGGGATAGCACAATAACTGTTTCTGATTCTCTCTCCACTAAAACCGCAAAATTAATCCCCAACCCAATACAAACGGATACTTTAAAGAAAAAACCTGCTTTATTGACCGATGTTGTGGCCTATAAGGCCGAAGATTATATGCGTTTGAGTCCAGGAGAAAACAGAATGTATTTATACGATCAGGCGCAAATTACATATGGGGATATGGTAATTACGGCCGGACTTATTATTTTGGATAACGAAAAAAATGAGGTGTACGCCTTTGGAATTCCAGATTCTTTGGGGAATTATTCGCAAACCCCAATCTTCACTCAAGCTCAAAATACGGTAAGGCCAGATTCCATACGCTTCAATTTTAAATCCAAGAAAGCACTGGTTTATAATTCCAATACTGAAGAAGGAGCATTCAAGGTAAAGGGGGAAGTAACAAAAAGAGAGAATGATTCGGTCTATTTTATGCAAAATGTAAAGTTCACCACTTCTGAAAATGAGGAGGATCCAGATTATTATTTTTTCGCCCGAAGGATAAAATTTGTGCCTAAAAAGAAGATTGTTACTGGCTTGGTAAATATGTATATTGCAGATGTACCAACACCCTTGGGTCTCCCTTTTGGATATTTTCCATTGACCGAAGAAGAAACCTCCGGATTTATTATTCCATCTTACGGGCAGAGTAATAATAGAGGCTATAGTTTACAAAATGGAGGATATTATTTTGCGATTAGCGATTATATAGATCTTTTGGCACTTGGGGATTATTATACCAACGGGAGTTATGGCCTACGGCTGGAATCCAGTTATGCCCTGCGCTATAAATTTCGTGGGAACTTAAGTTTTAGATATGAGAACCTGTTAAATAGCGAACGAGGCTTCCCAGATTTTTCACAAAGTTCTGTTTATAATTTAAGATGGAGCCATTCTCAGGATACCAAGTCCAGTCCTAGTTCCAGGTTTTCTGCTTCTGTAAACTTGGGAAGCAGTACTTATTACCAAGAATCCATCAATCAAACCAACACCGCTAATTTTTTGAACAATACGTTAAGTTCTTCGGTATCTTATTCAAAGACCTTTCAGGGCGAGCCACAGGTAAATGTTAGTGTTGCAGCTACTCATACCCAAAACAGTAATACAGGGGCAATAAGCATGACATTGCCTACGGTTCAAGGAAGCGTTTCTAGGGTCTATCCTTTGGCTCCCAAATTGGGTGCAAAAAAAGGAATTATTGAGAATATCAATTTTCAATACAATTTTAGGGGGGAGAATAGGATCCAGACTTTCGATTCCTTGTTCTTTAAACCCGAAATGTTTAGGGATGCAACCTACGGTGCCCAACACAGCATCCCAATTTCCACCAACTTTAAGTTATTGAACTATTTAAGTGTGAGTGCCAATGCCAACTATGAGGAGAATTGGGTTTTCAAAACTTTTGAAAGATCCTATGATCAGGAAAATCAGGTAGAAGTAATAGATACCATAGATGGTTTTGATTCTTTTAGGACCTATAACTTTAGTACCAGTATGGGAACTACTATCTATGGAATGAAGAATTTTGGAGAAGATAAAAAGATCCAAGCCATTCGTCATGTAATGAGGCCTTCAATTAGTTACAATATTAATCCAGGTTTCGATCAATATTACGATCAATATGAGGTTATAGATGATCTAGATCCTACCCAAAATAAAACCGTAGATTACACAAGGTTTCAAGGATCGTTATTTGGTGTTCCTGGCCAGCTTTTTTCCAGCTCTATTGGTTTGTCTGTTAGCAATACGTTGGAAGCAAAAGTAAGGGATAAAGATAGCACCGCTACAGAGGCTAAAAAAATAAAATTATTGAACAATTTTAGCGTGAGCACTGCTTATAATTTAGCTGCGGATTCACTAAGTTTATCTCCAATAAGCATGCGTGGCAGCATCCCCCTTGTAGAGAATAAATTAGACATTAATTTTGGAGCAAACCTGGATATCTATACACTGGACAATAACAACAGAAGGGTAGACAAGCTAAATATAAATAATGGAGGGAGCCTCTTTAGAATGACATCTGCCAATATTAGTTTTGGATATGCGCTCTCCAGTAAAGATTTTGAATTGGGGGGAACTAATAAAGATAAATCTGAAAATGAAACCTTTAGAAATGGCGGCCGTCCAGATGATTTGTTTGGGAAATCTCAAGGCATAGACGGAAAACTATACGATGAAGAAGAGGATGTTTTTGATAAACAAGAAGACAAGAAGAAAAATGAATGGTATAATTACAAGATTCCTTGGGACCTAAGGCTTGCATACACCATGACCTATAGTAATAATGCCAGACAAAATGAAATCTCTTCCCATTCTATTATGTTCTCTGGAGATGTGGAAATTGCACCAAAATGGGTAATAGGGGCATCTTCTGGATTCGATATAAAAGATGGCGGATTTACATATACCCAATTGCGGTTTCAAAGAGATCTTGACAGTTGGAGGATGAGTTTTAATTGGATACCATTTAGCGAGCGTAGTTCTTGGAATTTCTTTATAGGAATTAAATCTTCAATATTAAGTGATATTAAATATGACAAGCGCCTAGAGCCGGACAAAAATTTATAA
- a CDS encoding methylglyoxal synthase, protein MTIAIIAHNGKKPEMVQFLNEYKDILHLKHIKLMATGTTGAKTEAAGFEVEKLLSGPMGGDAQIASRVAEGKVDMVLFFRDPLDKHPHEPDIFMLMRLCDVHNIPLATNPATASLLMKAI, encoded by the coding sequence ATGACAATTGCAATTATAGCCCACAATGGAAAAAAACCAGAAATGGTTCAATTTTTAAATGAATATAAAGATATTCTTCATCTAAAACATATTAAACTTATGGCCACTGGGACAACAGGAGCAAAAACCGAAGCTGCTGGTTTTGAGGTAGAAAAATTATTGTCTGGACCAATGGGCGGCGATGCGCAAATTGCCTCCAGAGTGGCGGAAGGCAAAGTGGATATGGTGCTTTTCTTTAGGGATCCATTAGATAAGCATCCTCATGAACCAGATATTTTTATGTTGATGCGATTGTGTGATGTGCATAATATTCCCTTGGCCACAAATCCCGCAACCGCAAGCTTGTTAATGAAAGCTATTTAG
- a CDS encoding Rid family detoxifying hydrolase, producing MKKIIKTSNAPAPIGPYNQAVLKGDMLFTSGQIAIDPKTGNLVTDTIQNETELVMENLKAILTKAGMTFENVLKSSIFISDMNNFAQINEVYARYFNAETAPARETVEVANLPKFVNVEISVIASK from the coding sequence ATGAAAAAAATAATCAAAACTTCCAATGCTCCTGCTCCCATAGGACCATACAATCAAGCTGTTTTAAAAGGCGATATGCTGTTTACTTCTGGCCAGATCGCAATAGATCCAAAAACAGGAAATCTGGTGACAGATACCATTCAGAATGAAACAGAATTAGTGATGGAGAATTTAAAAGCAATTCTTACAAAAGCAGGAATGACTTTCGAAAATGTTTTAAAATCATCTATTTTTATTAGCGACATGAACAACTTTGCGCAGATCAATGAAGTCTACGCCCGATATTTTAATGCTGAAACCGCTCCAGCAAGAGAAACAGTAGAGGTTGCAAATCTCCCAAAATTCGTAAATGTTGAAATTAGTGTGATTGCTTCTAAATAG